CACACTCGATCGAGCCTCCAAGGCCGCACGATGCGGTTCGGACGGTAGACGATATCAAGGGCCCTTTCTGCCTCAACGGCCCCGTATGGGTCAAACCGAACCCTGCCACCGGGCAGACTCCCGCTCCCCTTTTCGCCCGAGGCGGAGTCCCACCACTCAGTAGGAAACATGAAGGCCCTTTTTGCCCCAGCGGCGCTCTACTCGTCCAGCCTATTCCTGCCACTGGCAGTCTCCGACTCGCCTTCCCGCCCGTGGCGGAGCCGCTGGGCGGCCAGATCTACGGCAAAGCCTCTTCCCTGTTGATAACTGCGCCCGAGACTATATTGCGCCAGGGAGTAGCCCTTACGTGCAGCTTGTAGAAAGTAGCGGTTGGCAATTTCATGGTTTGGGTCTCCAAAACCGTCTTTATGGAGAATTCCCAGATTGTAAATGGCCTTCAGCAAGCCTTGGTCAGCTGCCTTTCGATACCACTGAAAGGCGAGATCGTAGTCTATCTTCACGGCTTCGCCTTTGAAGTAACGATTGGCAAGGCGGTTCTGTGCGTCCGGATCTCCCGATTCAGCGCGCGCCCGCAATGTCTTCACTTCTTCGCCCATCATGAAATTCCTCGAAAATCCTCGAACATCGAGCTATTTCAGCGATCACTCGACCACGCAAACTTGCCTGCCGCCAAAGAAAGGAAGAACGATCATTGTCCGAATCGCTCGAGCG
This window of the Candidatus Binatia bacterium genome carries:
- a CDS encoding tetratricopeptide repeat protein; the protein is MMGEEVKTLRARAESGDPDAQNRLANRYFKGEAVKIDYDLAFQWYRKAADQGLLKAIYNLGILHKDGFGDPNHEIANRYFLQAARKGYSLAQYSLGRSYQQGRGFAVDLAAQRLRHGREGESETASGRNRLDE